The Schistocerca nitens isolate TAMUIC-IGC-003100 chromosome 7, iqSchNite1.1, whole genome shotgun sequence genome contains a region encoding:
- the LOC126195715 gene encoding facilitated trehalose transporter Tret1-like codes for MPEGHEEETPAGAPTDSITFFGELEELSQERSGQEAEAGTTTPDKNETSVATQLLAAFVAHLISLNCGYAVGWAAVAIPVLKSNGTEYSPPALDRPLTTQECSWVVSASLISSAVGPMLSSQVSRCWGFKPAGYLVGITATLGGVAILLARGFGALLAGRVVVGMAMGAVPVVANAYMADAAQQHVRGALGTFFALLFNAGILLAYIVGAVATYLEVCAVAVGLPVLYTVCFFFLPESPQYLLSSGKAEEAEKSLRWFRPVGHDVEGELKLMRYEVESKSTEGGMSVAEFFRDRASRLGFIAFLVLILNQNLDGTGVILNYVVEMFSAADATVSAQWAAVVVAGVQLLATLLSSVLVDRVGRRPLLMASNAGMATCLTAVGLYFFALGSGYDVSTLWWLPITTLSLSLVLNACGIGSLLFVIATELFSSDAQAVAFSIGFTAAVVVNATVLKFYVVLLDWIHIYGCYWLFAVSCLVSNVYIFFFLPETKNRPITDIVAELNGEKKETLPYSSLSDSADGRTESVNTLKGGHCAA; via the exons ATGCCGGAAGGACATGAAGAGGAAACCCCCGCAGGTGCGCCGACGGACAGCATCACTTTCTTCGGCGAACTCGAAGAGCTGTCGCAGGAGAGAAGCGGGCAGGAAGCGGAGGCGGGCACCACGACGCCTGACAAGAATGAGACCAGCGTAGCGACGCAGCTGCTCGCAGCCTTCGTTG CACACCTCATTTCGCTGAACTGTGGATATGCAGTTGGCTGGGCAGCCGTGGCCATCCCAGTGCTGAAGTCGAATGGCACAGAGTATAGCCCACCAGCCTTGGACAGGCCACTGACCACGCAAGAGTGCTCGTGGGTGGTGAGTGCGTCGCTCATTTCCTCGGCGGTGGGCCCCATGCTGAGCAGCCAGGTGAGCCGCTGCTGGGGCTTCAAGCCGGCCGGCTACCTGGTGGGCATCACCGCGACCTTGGGAGGTGTGGCCATCCTGCTGGCACGAGGGTTCGGAGCCCTGCTGGCTGGTCGTGTGGTGGTCGGCATGGCGATGGGGGCTGTTCCAGTGGTGGCAAACGCCTACATGGCCGACGCAGCCCAGCAGCACGTGCGCGGAGCCCTAGGCACCTTCTTCGCACTCCTCTTCAACGCTGGCATCCTACTCGCCTACATCGTGGGCGCCGTAGCCACGTACCTGGAAGTGTGTGCAGTTGCCGTCGGCTTGCCTGTCCTCTACACGGTCTGCTTCTTCTTCCTGCCGGAGTCGCCACAGTATCTCCTGTCGAGCGGTAAAGCTGAAGAGGCGGAGAAGTCGCTGCGCTGGTTCCGCCCTGTCGGCCACGACGTGGAGGGCGAACTAAAACTGATGAGATACGAGGTCGAGTCGAAGTCGACTGAGGGAGGCATGTCTGTGGCCGAATTCTTCAGGGACCGTGCGTCTCGCCTCGGGTTTATTGCGTTCCTTGTCCTCATTCTGAACCAGAATCTAGATGGCACTGGGGTAATCCTGAACTACGTCGTGGAGATGTTCTCTGCAGCAGATGCCACTGTGTCTGCCCAGTGGGCGGCAGTGGTGGTGGCGGGTGTACAGCTCTTGGCGACCCTCCTGTCTTCAGTGCTCGTGGACCGCGTCGGACGCCGACCACTGCTAATGGCTTCTAATGCGGGCATGGCCACATGCCTGACAGCCGTTGGTTTGTACTTCTTTGCCTTGGGCAGTGGTTATGACGTCTCCACGCTGTGGTGGCTCCCTATCACCACATTATCCTTATCCTTGGTCCTCAACGCCTGTGGAATAGGATCGTTGCTGTTCGTCATCGCCACTGAACTGTTCTCCTCAGATGCTCAGGCTGTAGCTTTCTCTATAGGTTTCACTGCGGCTGTAGTGGTCAATGCAACAGTTCTGAAATTCTACGTCGTGCTCCTCGATTGGATACACATATATGGCTGCTATTGGCTGTTCGCCGTTTCCTGCCTTGTCAGCAATGTTTACATATTCTTCTTCTTGCCGGAGACAAAGAACCGTCCAATAACGGATATTGTTGCTGAGCTAAATGGAGAGAAAAAGGAGACGTTGCCGTACTCCAGCCTTTCCGATTCAGCGGATGGCAGAACTGAGTCTGTCAATACTTTGAAAGGCGGACATTGTGCAGCATAG